The Lineus longissimus chromosome 8, tnLinLong1.2, whole genome shotgun sequence region aagacaaaCACTGATGCTtcctgaaaaacaaaaccaTACTATTATTTTTGGGTATGACTTGATATGACATTCCAAAGTATGCTGACGATTTGTGAGGCTCTTACTCTTAGAAGACAATGAACACTGTGAGTGTGATCTGGCAACTACAGAAAGTAGCCGTTCTGTCATTCAAGCAAAAATTTCCAAACAACAAGTGAGGTCACTTTTCCGAATTCTGTCTCTCAATCTCAGAGAAATTTCCCAATAGCTCAGctgcattacattacatacctcTTTCGTTGATTTCTTGTAGCCATCAAACACTTTCCAGAGCAGTCCTGGTCCAGCACTGGCGACATGACGCCCGACATCAAACTCACGAGTGACAGGATTACCTGGCAGAGCACCAGAGACAGTGCTCTTGATCTTGAAGAGCATATCCATGGTGCCAAACCCCAGAGTCTGAAGAATGAGAAAACAGTGCTTAGTTATTGGTTATTCTTGAGCCTGCACCAACAAATCAATAAACCAATAATGGACAACCTGTTGACCCTGAAGTAAAGACTTCAGTGATGATCACTCAGTTGCCTTATTCAAAGATTCTGCAGACTTTGACGTTTTTGCCAATGGAGACAAAGTAGGTACCTCAAAAGTTGAATGACACAATCAGAAGGTCACTGACATTCAATTTTTGAAGGAGTGGTGGACCCAAGGTTGTTTTGTTGTAAGGAGGTTTCTGGTTGATCTTATCATACCCAGACAAACtctttgatatgaaaatgaatGACCACTGCTTTGTACTTGTAGCCAAAAAGAGTTGAATGAAAGCTGAAGCATCGCATACAACACTTGATCGCATCATGCAGTAGTCGGCCAAGAAAATGTTAACAATCAGAAAACATGCTGCAGGATTGGATTCCTTCGTAACCTGTAGTGTAAAGTGTAAATCAGTAATGTGTCATCCACCTTGTTCCAGTATGTTTTTGTGTTTAAATAAATTGCATCATTCATTGTAATATCAGTGCACACACACCATTCCCACTATCCAGACCAGGATTAATGGCCCATGGTACTATACTTCCTTTTATGCCAGAATAAACATGTAGAACAATGTTGCAgtgaaaaccatgaaaattaTCACTGACCCTGTGCCATCTACTTGACTTCCACATTCCCTCAACCTTAAAACCGGATCAAAACAAGTCCAAACAGAGGACATATAAAGCATTGAATGCGACTGTCAACCAATGCCCAACCCAAACAAACATACAAAACCATTCCAAAACATGACGAAAAAACCCGATGCTTTTTTCAAAACACTAAATATGCGGTCATTTACCCGGGCGGCCTTTGACAAGTCTTCCATCACTTTTTTCTCCATGGGAATGGCCATTTTTCATAGCTATCAACCCTATATATTTACACAAGAGAGAGAGAACCTGAGAGAAATTTATTGAGGCAATGGAGGGGGGAAAGGCAGAAAATTATCTCATCTTAGATAGGCCTATCTAATCTATATTCGAGGATTGCACCGCCTATGCCCAACACTCAACAGATGGTAATCGTAATTGCCCTATGACAGGCATGAAAGGGTTCTTTGAGGGGATCACAAATTTACCggcttgattgcagaatccctgacaaaaagagaggttttggttagggttatcTATAGAACATTTTGGAAGTGATGGTCATTTTGTAAGGGATCCTGCAGTAGTGCCACTTACCAATGGCATGCATTGCATGATTGTGTGCAGCCTATTTGctctacatcatgacattgaGAGTGCGAGGGCCAAGGCTATTGACGATTGAGTATCAGTAAGCCTAGAATTCTCGACCCAGACAGAAAAAAATCGTACAAACAGGGTTCTGAAAAATGAgatcaaaatcattgaagattTCAAATATGGTCTATAATCGTACCTATTATGTTAGAGAATGAGAGGAAGTGGTCTATACGACGAGCAACAGAGCGGATTATTAGGGAATCGAGTATGAAATACGTGGATTTTACAGATTTTCAACACAAGGGGGCTGCCATGTTGGAGGTCAactgtctatgctgccacctataaCTAGGTCTCAGTAGCCGGTGCGGAGgacaggcctacctgcctccaaaaatgacacgacgtcatttcatgcataaccCTGTTCCGGCAGattctgtagacttggcagtaccttactctcacacaaaactatacatttctgaatggCTTGTCTcatgtagaatacatctggccaagtttcaacgtcgtctatagacatgcatagactgatgcagcacaatgcatagATTTTTCAGTGCTAGTCTGTTACCCTGCCTGAGTTTAACCTCACCTTCATTATGTCCGTCATCCATGTAGGCCCCTAGTTTTAatttgtacatgatgtacaattATAATATCACTCTGACTCTTCTATCTCCTGATTCATGAAGTGATGATCTCCTCCTGCTTTTCTCCTGTCCTGCTCTCTGAGTGAGAACTTGAGTCTGTCCACAACCCGTACTGTCGTAGCTAGAGGCCTCCCCTTTTTGGCTTTGGCCTACCTAACTCCTGACGGTAACACAACCAATTAAAGTAGGCCCTAAAGAAAAGGATTCAATGAATTCGCCTCACTCCAAATAAGCCACGCCTCTTCAGCTTCAGCCAGGTTCTATCTTGCAGTGGAGTGGCTGGACTTAACTTCGGTtatactaattcccgacctaccccgacctttaccgacttgcggacccggactccgttacaccaacggaccgattaactctgatggttcagaatgggtgtGAGGGGCGGAACAGTCTTCCGTCTTGTATGACTTAGGCCCATGTCATTCATGACGTCggcccctgtctttcacaacctctTGTTGGTtaaggcagtatctaaaaccccataccacataccacatacccaccaggccgaatcagtcctggctgctacaccgtgttgacaacatgatgagagtgatgagacagtcacagccaggccgcatcaatcttcgccgcactgcctagttgttaatatggcgagagagatgagacaatcacagccaggccaaatcagtctcggctgctctgccaagttgtctacatggtgagagagatgagagacagtcacagccaggccaaatcagtcttggctgctctgccaagttgtctatatggtgagagagatgagacagtcacagccaggcggcatcagtcttcgccgcactgctattgttaatatggtgagagagatgagacagacacagccaggccaaattagtcttggctgctctgccaagttgtcaacatggtgagagagatgaggaagtcacagccaggccgaatcagtcctggctgctccaccgtgttgacaacctGATGAgagagacaatcacagccaggccaaatcaatcTCGGCTGCTccgccaagttgtctacatggtgagggagatgagagacagtcacagccaggccaaatcagtcttggctgctctgccaagttgtctacatgatgagagagatgaggaagtcacagccaggccgaatcaatcctggctgctccaccgtgctgacaacatgatgagagaggtgaggaagtcacagccaggccgaatcaatcctggctgctccaccgtactgacaacatgatgcgagtgatgagacagtcacagccaggccacatcaatcttcgccgcactgtctagttgttaatatggcgagagagatgagacagtcacagccaggccgaatcagttctggctgctccaccgtgttgacaataattatggtgagagagatgagacagtcacagccaggccaaatcagtcttggctgctctgccaagttgtcaacatggtgagagagatgaggaagtcacagccaggccgaatcagtcctggctgctccaccgtgttgacaacatgatgagagagatgaggaagtcacaagagacatgccaattttttccaggtggggcaatccaatgacggctgaagcttttataataagcctggcaAGATTGGATCACTCATGTTTAGTTCGTCttacccaggagacaggagtgtttaatggCAACCCATTAAGTGacccgaccgaatcaagtttgatatcatgctatcaaagttggcaattgtattctgtttcgaatgattgcaGGTTTAGAAACTGAGCGCCCcacgaacgacgaactacaaagtacgaatgtctgtcgagtcatcaagtcctctatctgctaattgatttacacgacactgaaccatatttgatacttggttgtagaaggaattggggaaatgacTAAAAAagaatcgtcgataaaatgcatttacatcgtcttttggcttacggaacctgcctaatgcatttccacagctcatcatatgtacatgtacaagtatgtatgctaaagcaaatcccacattttgacaatgcctgttatgttgatcattgacagaacaaaggtctcgctTGAGCAGATAACTACTAGCCGGCCTGGTTCAATGGGGTACCCGGATGCTGttacgtcaaatgtattgtctttggccatgatcggtcgcggttgatttttgaacgccagtcggttggtgtgtgacatgcggagaacatcgcgggaacacttctccgatttcaaacgtaaaaatgccttcaaattttccgaaacaaatcaaaagggctgcagcagaaggtaaggcacagtatctattcctgataaaggtatgtgttggtttcaaagggtttttattgcagaaatagtcatacaatcaaggcgggaatgaactgcgcagtttgaaatttcaagccagacatgttgaattatgtacatcactgcacttcatgtacatgttcaacggcaattttaattgccatccctaatcaaataccatttgctcaaagaaactaaaggcggcacgtccaagtcatgatggtgaagatggaagtgatcatgttaaatctgcgaGATCCCATCACTGCtcttctatcctgtgatgtggaaatctccactgaattcatgaaggtttgtctaattatgtaaattgacgtaaacagttaacagttttaaattcaacaacaattcatttggcggccactatcccgactgtggtgtagcacccgactgtaactggcatgaaaaggggatacgctggttatggatgtcagatcgtggttccctgacctttgcaaacaatttcactggactgaacccacgcggcgacaccaaggaccgctggctgatctattgatatgttcgtaatatggtgtcaaagtcggagagaagaagagccactcttctcttgtagggggttcacttggaagtgtttgcatttgttagcctataaacacaagattttaatccttcagtcttgggtttggcggagagaactaatcttacataagtcccaaaacaatatcatatgtctttatggcaatatttattattgggacccagtacagtgccgttctatccaatattcctggggctgttggagaggcttcttgtctaaacagtaccattctgccccctctaaggcatacattgataactaatgaatgactgcgaaatgaaagcaggtAAAACATAAGGTGTCaattcttcagtcttgggtttggtggagaaaactaatcttacataagtcccaaaacaatatcacatgtctttatggcaatatttattactgggaccaagtacagtgacgttctaaccaatattctttgaggctgtgGGCAACCAGCGCCAAAGCCAGCCACGTGCTATTTTCCCGCTATTAATGCTGGGTTTTGACAAGGCCGGACACGAGCGTATGCATGTCCAGTTTACAacaagcgacaaccacaactaacaaAGATTGCCGACCAAGTCCATGTAGTCGGTAAAGGTCGGGAAAAGTcagggtaggtcgggaattagtatcAAGTATGACCCTCTCCTGCTGTCCTGCGCGCTGAGTGAGAACTTGAGTCGGTCCACAACCCGTACTGTCGTACCCAGAGGCCTCCCCTTTTTGGCTTTGGCCTACCTAACGCCTGACGGCAACACAACCATGTCCAATGATGAAAGTAGGCTAGGCCCTAAAGAAAAAAGGATTCAATGAATTCACCTCACTCCAAATAAGCCATGCCTCTTCAGCTTCAGGCAGGTTCTATCAAAATCTTGCAGTGGAGTGGCTGGACTTAACTTGGTTTTGGGGTGTCGCATGTTGATGTTGGTGATGACAGAAGTCATCTGCAACTATCTTGTTTTGTACAGTAATTAGTGTTGGTTACATGGATGACATCAATTCATAGAGCTGAATGCTTCAGTTTGTAGTTTTTACAGCATGAAAATCTTTCTCTGTATTCTACACTTGCAGTTGCTGCCCAAGATGGATGTGAATGGTGCAGAGACCACAAGTAGTCTAAATCCTCCTCATGGACATGGTGGAAGGTGCAGTTCAGCTTCAGGTAAactatttgattgattgattctcGGAAGAGTTAGTTGTAGGGCTTATAACCATTGCTTGGTAGACGTCACATTCATGTCATAACACCTGGAATGATCCAAGACATGTAGACATGTGTGCTAAACATGTCGGCTTGGGCTACATTGTCTGTGTCTAATTCCTAAAGACTGGAATGACTGGTTCATGTCCTCTGACACTTTATTACACACTTGAACCTGATTTTTCAGAGACAGATCTTCCAGATGAATGTAAGAAAGGAAGTGGAGTTGGCCCGGAGTCCGCAGGATTGCCGCTCAATACAAGAAGGGtgaaatgttattctgtccacgTGGGTAACTTGCCTGCCAGTGTCTCCAGGGTAAGAAAGGTTGCCAGATAACCATTCACGTTGGGGTTATTGTGATATGTTGTCCTGATTAACGCCCAGCTATTAACTATCTTGCTCGTCCTTCAATACTGAGACATGTGTTAATGAACAGCAGTGTCAAAgcctggggggggggtccaTATGGAAACACAAAGCTTTATTCGTCAGTTTGATACATTTTGAGTCGTGTTTCTAGTTCCTTCCACAGAAAGTTTCAGGGCTGTGTCATTCCCGGGCCTGCCAGTAGCTAGATTTAGAGATTTCCTCTGTCTTTCGGACAGTGGCAACTTTTTCTGCCCTGAAATAGTGTTTTTTGGAGGGAGCAGTGTTGAGTCTGAGATTGAGGGACACATCAGTAAACAAAGTCTCTCACATGCTATGGAGATGCTAGTCTAATAGTAATAAGAAATAAGAAGTGCACATTGAAGCCATTAATTTACAGCTGAGAGTTGATGTGCTCTTTTTCAGCATGACCTGACTGAACTTTTCAAGGGCGTGGGTCCTGTCCATGAAGTTTATATAGCGCCTTTAGCGGATGCAAAGGTCACCTATGGGTAAGTCACTGTTAAGATTTGCACAAAAGTGCTGCTTCaaaggtgtacatgtatgattcagAACCTGAAAGTCCTGCAGTTCAAAGGTGAGAGCTGAGATAATTTGGGCTCTTCTCTTTACTTTGATTTCCATACTCTTTGAATGAGATGTCAACTGTCATCTCTTTAACCTGGTTTCTTTGCCAGAGCAAGCAAAATACGAGAGAAGCTTGTGATCAGCTCGTCCAAGGATGGAGGAAATTGATATGCCGAAGACTGTGTAGTATTTTTCAACTTAATTTATTCTTAGGGCCCTTTTATATTTAGGTTTGTGCGGTACCTGGACCCACAACACTGTGCTAGGGCCATCAAAGATTTGAACCGGTGGTACATACGGGACCAGCAGCTCCGAGTCGAATTGGCCAGGGAGACAACTCTGGATCGAAGTGCTCGTCCGATGATTCGACATGACCGCAACAAAAGGGAAAAACTGAaccagaaaaaaaaccctgacGATGATGAGATAATGTGGAAGGTGAAGCAGAGGTCGCTCATGTCAGATATTAACCTCCCATTGTTCATGAAAGAGGTGAAGAAAGCTGACAGCAACTTGACGCCTCTCATCAGATTTGAACTCCCTAGAGTTACGCTTGATTTGGATGACTTTGATGAGGCTTTTGGTTTGAGGTAAGTTTTTACAGATGAAACCCAGGTTATCATGATATGCACACACCTGGGTCTCTACTTTCAACACGTAAGTTGTGTAAAGAACGTGCACCTTCTGTCTGCtccaaaagtacatgtaaaaagaAGAATTACTTTTAAAGATTTTAGCTATACATTTATtccgtatacatgtatgtcagtcgTCCTAATCCCTACATGTATCTTCCTCTGTCATGTTTATTTGTGGTCACTGATTCTATTATGTTGCTAGCAGTACTTTGATGATTCTTATTTTCAGTCCACCCTCAACTCCGGATCCTCTGAAGTCAGTAAGCCAAAAGCATGAATGTCAAACTGAACAATTTGCAGAACCAGTCAAGAGGTCACCTTCTGCTCGCTTGCCAAAAACTACTGGTTTGACAAACATTGCCATGAATTCAGAGATGCCATCTCAGCCACAGGCTAGGGTCAACAGTGACCGATTTCAGCTTCAACCCAGTGTTCATAGTGGTGGCTATCAGACTTCAGTTCTGAGTGGTACTGGCGCTTCCGTCAAAGTGCTGCAACATTCTTTTATCGACAGAGAAAACTTGTGTTTGCTTCCACAGCAGGCTGCAAGTAATCCCCTTGTGCAGTCTCCGCCTCTTCCTAAACTACAGCAACCGTTTGTGATATCGTCATCGCAAACCACTGTCAGTGGTGAACAATCTGTCAATGTGACTTCATTGAATGCATCGTCAGTGCCGCTCAGCACACGCTACCAACCACTTCAGTCACAACACCCAGGATTGGACAACTATGCCCCAGGTGTGTATGAACTTGACGAACATGAAACTGATGTGTCCCGCGTGTTTGCTGAGAAATCCCCTACTGGACTAAAGTGTACACTTACTCCAAAAGGCTCCAGAATTGTAACAAACTCTAGTTCACCTGAACTGGGTGAACCATCTGGTCTACAGTGTACTTTAACACCAGCAGGAACGCGAACAGTGACTAAGGCGAACAATTCAAAACTTACAACTGGACCGCTGAATTTACGAGACTCGTCATTTGAAACATCTTTCTCTCAACTCCCTGAATCAATACAAGAGCTGAACTTGTCTCCCCTGGTGAAAATAGATTCTGTGGCCAATGATGACTCGAGTCAGTCAGCTGCTAGTAACAGCCCTCAGACTAACACAAATGCACCAATTGGCCGAGGAAGGGGTATTCTTGCGTTCCAAAATATGTTCCGGCCAGTTGGAGGCACCTCCAAACCTAGACGAGTCCCGATCTTGAGCAGTTTATGAGTATGCAGCAAGTGTTCTGCGACTGGCGCCATCTTGTAGATCTGTTGACTTCGTTTTGAGGACTGACAAGAGTCATTGTCAGGCTAACTGCCACTATTGGATGTTAGTGTGTCTAATACATTGTAGCTGTATGTATCGCTGCCTCCGAGTtagtgaactacatgtacagtggaaccttccttagcggacacctctctattaaggacaacctctcgattaaggacactagttttggtcccaaattggttgtttcgattcagtttgacctctctaatcaggacacctctctattaaagacagcacttctcagtcccaatggtgtccttaatagagaggttctactgtatatcattGGTTCTGGCTACGTGTAAGTGGTCAAACCAGCTGCTCCACCTGGGTGCTCCAGCCTATCTGCACAACTCATGTACACGTTTGTTGTTTATCATGACGTCTTCCTTGTTCTCATGAGATGTTACAagtcctaaatgaattcatgtgATTGTAAGATGAAATTGtattgtttatacatgtacatcaagaaATATGTTGTCGGCATTTATGTATTCAGATTAAAAGTTATATTTGAAAGAAGTAGTTTTCCTCCACTGTTTAGTAAGCTCATACCCTGCTACCACTGTGAATGGCAGCTAAACATATCACTGCAACAGCGAATTCAGCTTCATCCACACCAAAACCGCCGAtagcatctacatgtacacagcatgTACAGTGCATGTACATAGATGCACTGCTGGCATATT contains the following coding sequences:
- the LOC135492270 gene encoding uncharacterized protein LOC135492270, whose amino-acid sequence is MMKLLPKMDVNGAETTSSLNPPHGHGGRCSSASETDLPDECKKGSGVGPESAGLPLNTRRVKCYSVHVGNLPASVSRHDLTELFKGVGPVHEVYIAPLADAKVTYGFVRYLDPQHCARAIKDLNRWYIRDQQLRVELARETTLDRSARPMIRHDRNKREKLNQKKNPDDDEIMWKVKQRSLMSDINLPLFMKEVKKADSNLTPLIRFELPRVTLDLDDFDEAFGLSPPSTPDPLKSVSQKHECQTEQFAEPVKRSPSARLPKTTGLTNIAMNSEMPSQPQARVNSDRFQLQPSVHSGGYQTSVLSGTGASVKVLQHSFIDRENLCLLPQQAASNPLVQSPPLPKLQQPFVISSSQTTVSGEQSVNVTSLNASSVPLSTRYQPLQSQHPGLDNYAPGVYELDEHETDVSRVFAEKSPTGLKCTLTPKGSRIVTNSSSPELGEPSGLQCTLTPAGTRTVTKANNSKLTTGPLNLRDSSFETSFSQLPESIQELNLSPLVKIDSVANDDSSQSAASNSPQTNTNAPIGRGRGILAFQNMFRPVGGTSKPRRVPILSSL